One Candidatus Neptunochlamydia vexilliferae genomic region harbors:
- a CDS encoding class I SAM-dependent DNA methyltransferase, with translation MSSISNSPFDKFTHVSCNEPVSVKPEGRQSTIRFFNDLSKVESYIKAAEGYDGAELVSILKKNLSPNATILELGIGPGKDMDLLIKEGFSVTGSDVSQPFLDLYRKRNQKADLLLIDAVNINTGRKFDCIYSNKVMIHLSKEELRESLKSQYKNLNSNGVLAHSLWYGDKEEKWDGAQFFYYNEDTLSDLTKGMFEVVHLTRYKEMEKDDSMFAILRKI, from the coding sequence ATGTCATCTATATCTAACAGTCCTTTTGATAAATTCACTCATGTTTCTTGCAATGAGCCTGTCTCTGTAAAACCAGAGGGTCGTCAAAGCACAATACGATTTTTTAACGACTTGTCTAAAGTAGAATCCTATATAAAAGCAGCAGAAGGGTACGATGGCGCTGAATTGGTTAGTATACTCAAGAAAAATTTGTCTCCCAATGCTACTATACTAGAGCTTGGAATTGGTCCAGGTAAAGACATGGACCTTCTTATTAAAGAAGGGTTTTCTGTCACAGGCTCTGATGTTTCACAACCATTTTTGGATTTGTATCGAAAAAGAAATCAAAAAGCAGATCTTTTGCTTATTGATGCAGTCAATATAAATACTGGCAGAAAATTTGATTGTATCTATTCGAATAAAGTAATGATTCATCTTAGTAAAGAAGAATTACGAGAGTCTTTAAAAAGCCAATATAAAAATCTTAATTCTAATGGCGTGTTGGCTCATAGCTTATGGTACGGGGATAAAGAAGAAAAATGGGACGGAGCGCAGTTCTTTTATTATAACGAAGATACACTGTCTGATCTGACTAAAGGCATGTTCGAAGTTGTGCATTTGACCAGGTACAAAGAAATGGAGAAAGATGATTCTATGTTTGCTATTTTAAGAAAAATCTAA